One Tautonia rosea genomic region harbors:
- a CDS encoding rhomboid family intramembrane serine protease, with protein MLDDPDSGPEVDAWELFALAACQPLRGHPNCFVAPQLDPSAAVRALQTYLRPRPDELLLAIVEQPGPTGPVPACTITSQRICWPGGNSPRSGLALGFDEIPESVRVVGSLDTTLDLGHRHSLPLRSTESNGAAEALAGVLSTLSQARRSGDLAGSTSRESLNRARAEIGHVVRQAAALHQVDGEVRSFQADVQAATPRVVVTPALIAACLIVFVAMVLSGISILSPSVPSLIAWGGNVGAAVAIDGQIWRLLTSVFLHGGIIHLAVNLWVLSRIGPLVERLYGNLGFAMLYLAAGLGGALVSSWWQPLVVSIGASGAIFGLIGGLGAFLILHRKAIPGPVVASVRGGVIAFVVYNTLFGLAIPGIDNAAHLGGLASGFVAGLLLQRPWPVSRPTAGLIRQLLGGLAVASALLILGQVVTTQIRRNPEILALLNQELQKPLRDYQTLAEAMSPSLQRFDAMNTELDTLIETLSQAPTLEPADRVKIDTLLAEGDANQAALSQIKADDPDLLAMRDAILAAQTALNRSLQALARHLDQPEEHPALDAPDGFLTLRNQSIEHVNRFQRRRQNYLKTHGLVEVPPNADDDNSSPARAEP; from the coding sequence GTGCTTGACGACCCCGATTCCGGCCCCGAGGTCGACGCCTGGGAACTCTTCGCGCTGGCCGCCTGCCAGCCGCTCCGAGGCCATCCGAACTGCTTCGTCGCCCCGCAGCTCGACCCCTCCGCCGCCGTCCGCGCGCTGCAAACCTACCTCCGCCCGAGGCCCGACGAGCTTTTGCTGGCGATCGTCGAACAGCCCGGCCCGACTGGCCCCGTCCCCGCCTGCACCATCACCTCGCAACGCATCTGCTGGCCCGGCGGCAACTCCCCCCGATCAGGACTCGCCCTCGGCTTCGACGAGATTCCCGAATCGGTCCGGGTCGTCGGCAGTCTCGACACGACCCTCGACCTCGGCCACCGGCACTCCCTCCCCTTGCGATCGACCGAATCGAACGGTGCGGCCGAGGCCCTGGCCGGGGTGCTCTCGACCCTCTCCCAGGCCCGACGCTCGGGAGATCTCGCCGGCTCCACCTCGCGCGAATCCCTGAACCGCGCCCGCGCCGAGATCGGCCACGTCGTCCGGCAGGCCGCCGCCTTGCATCAGGTGGATGGTGAGGTCCGATCCTTCCAGGCCGACGTGCAGGCCGCCACACCTCGGGTGGTCGTCACCCCCGCGCTCATTGCCGCCTGCCTGATCGTCTTCGTGGCGATGGTCCTCTCGGGCATCTCGATCCTCAGCCCGAGCGTCCCGTCCCTGATTGCCTGGGGAGGCAACGTCGGCGCGGCCGTGGCGATCGACGGCCAGATCTGGAGGCTCCTGACCTCCGTCTTCCTCCACGGCGGCATCATCCATCTGGCGGTCAACCTCTGGGTCCTGTCCCGGATCGGCCCGCTGGTGGAACGCCTCTACGGCAATCTCGGCTTCGCCATGCTCTATCTGGCCGCCGGGCTCGGCGGTGCCCTGGTCAGCTCGTGGTGGCAGCCCTTGGTCGTCAGCATCGGGGCCTCAGGGGCAATTTTTGGCCTCATCGGTGGCCTCGGGGCCTTCTTGATCTTGCATCGGAAGGCCATTCCGGGGCCGGTGGTCGCCAGCGTGCGGGGAGGGGTCATCGCCTTCGTCGTCTACAACACCCTGTTCGGCCTGGCGATCCCGGGCATCGACAACGCCGCGCACCTCGGCGGCTTGGCCTCCGGATTCGTCGCCGGTCTGCTCCTCCAGCGCCCCTGGCCGGTCTCCCGCCCCACGGCCGGCCTGATCCGGCAACTGCTCGGTGGCCTGGCGGTCGCCTCGGCCTTGCTCATCCTCGGGCAGGTCGTCACCACCCAGATCCGTCGCAATCCGGAAATCCTCGCGCTGCTCAATCAAGAACTCCAGAAGCCGTTGCGCGATTATCAAACCCTGGCCGAGGCCATGAGCCCCTCGCTCCAGCGGTTCGACGCGATGAACACCGAACTCGACACCTTGATCGAAACGCTGAGTCAGGCTCCCACCCTCGAACCCGCCGACCGCGTCAAGATCGACACCTTGCTTGCTGAGGGAGACGCCAACCAGGCCGCGCTCTCCCAGATCAAGGCCGACGACCCCGATCTCCTCGCCATGCGAGACGCCATCCTCGCCGCCCAGACCGCCCTGAATCGCTCGCTCCAGGCCCTCGCTCGCCACCTCGACCAGCCCGAGGAACACCCCGCGCTCGATGCCCCCGACGGCTTCCTCACCCTCCGCAACCAGAGCATCGAACACGTCAACCGCTTCCAGAGACGCCGTCAGAATTACCTCAAAACGCACGGACTCGTCGAAGTGCCCCCAAACGCCGATGACGACAACTCCTCCCCGGCTCGCGCCGAGCCGTGA
- a CDS encoding DUF6793 family protein: MPLFEVETTSHIMIACVDGESAARAFAEENYPGEEVLRVTHRPRDAWVISKRLLGIEGGIDPCTKARECLSNARGDKLHAVRLYMQQTGTDLDEARKVIESNMSLGW, translated from the coding sequence ATGCCTCTGTTCGAGGTGGAAACGACGTCGCACATCATGATCGCGTGCGTCGACGGTGAATCGGCCGCGCGAGCCTTCGCCGAGGAAAACTATCCGGGTGAGGAGGTGCTCCGCGTCACGCACCGTCCGCGTGATGCCTGGGTCATCTCCAAGCGGTTGCTGGGGATCGAAGGAGGGATCGACCCGTGTACCAAGGCACGCGAGTGCCTTTCCAATGCCCGAGGAGACAAGCTGCATGCCGTCCGACTCTATATGCAGCAAACCGGCACCGATCTGGATGAAGCACGCAAGGTGATCGAGTCCAACATGTCTCTCGGCTGGTAA
- a CDS encoding NADH-quinone oxidoreductase subunit N gives MPAFAAEPVNLGQLWSLAAPLWLTLWGLVILLLDVSVMRGMSSPSRRKRLGLLAMLGPIGVLVILLTPLLVPSAVVSDPDPTYFYGTIAGDLLTQSFHALIALLLVMVLGLSLTWDFTEHWGPYYALMLWAGVGMMILVSAEELLILLISLEMMTICLYLASAFEKSRLRSSEAGMKYFVYGSVCSALFLFGLSLIYGLTGTTHLDGIRKVLLERVGGEVSLGLAGDVLGGTAVLLVLVGFGFKIAAVPFHQWAPDTYEGAPAPVSAWIASGSKVASFIALMKVLLHALGPWAGTAGTEGAGGWVLILALISAITMTFGNFAALGQRNLKRLLAYSSIAHAGYVLVGVVAAAVTIRAGSTSGETAGSVLFYLVVYSLTTVGAFAVAAWLISDKGRDDIDDLNGLGLASPGLAACIVILMLSLIGMPPTAGFFAKLYLFLEVLNADPTARPLLLGLVALALINSVVSAFYYARVLRAMFLRQADRSPRPAPRSVSWPIGLATLAVVGFGLAPTTLLETMRMAGSSMLAINSPTTDRDRDRSGPAAISSAATAASESDPTPRIAVALPHP, from the coding sequence ATGCCCGCTTTTGCCGCCGAGCCGGTGAACCTCGGCCAGCTCTGGTCCCTGGCGGCTCCGCTCTGGCTGACCCTTTGGGGGCTCGTCATCTTGCTGCTCGACGTTTCCGTGATGCGAGGCATGTCGAGCCCTTCCCGGCGCAAGCGGCTCGGCCTGCTGGCCATGCTGGGGCCGATCGGGGTGCTGGTCATCCTCCTGACCCCGTTGCTCGTTCCCTCGGCGGTGGTGTCCGACCCCGATCCGACCTACTTCTACGGCACGATCGCCGGCGACCTGCTCACCCAGTCGTTCCACGCCCTGATCGCCCTCTTGCTGGTCATGGTCCTCGGCCTCTCCCTGACCTGGGACTTCACCGAGCACTGGGGACCGTATTACGCCCTGATGCTCTGGGCCGGCGTCGGTATGATGATCCTCGTCTCGGCCGAGGAGCTGCTCATCCTCCTCATCAGCCTGGAGATGATGACCATCTGCCTCTACCTCGCCTCGGCCTTCGAGAAATCCCGATTGCGGTCGTCCGAGGCGGGGATGAAATACTTCGTCTACGGCTCGGTCTGCTCGGCCCTCTTCCTGTTCGGGCTGAGCCTGATCTACGGCCTCACGGGCACGACCCATCTGGACGGCATCCGCAAGGTCCTGCTCGAACGAGTTGGCGGCGAGGTGTCGCTCGGACTCGCGGGAGACGTCCTCGGCGGCACGGCCGTCCTCCTCGTGCTCGTCGGCTTCGGCTTCAAGATCGCCGCGGTGCCGTTCCACCAGTGGGCCCCCGACACCTATGAAGGCGCTCCCGCCCCCGTCTCGGCCTGGATCGCCTCGGGATCAAAAGTCGCGAGCTTCATAGCCCTGATGAAAGTCCTGCTGCACGCCCTTGGACCCTGGGCCGGCACTGCCGGAACGGAGGGGGCAGGGGGCTGGGTGTTGATTCTCGCATTGATCTCGGCCATCACGATGACCTTCGGCAACTTCGCCGCCCTCGGGCAGCGAAACCTCAAGCGCCTGCTCGCCTATTCGTCCATCGCCCATGCCGGTTACGTCCTGGTCGGCGTCGTGGCCGCGGCGGTGACGATCCGGGCCGGATCGACCAGCGGAGAGACGGCCGGATCGGTCCTCTTCTATCTCGTCGTCTACAGCCTGACGACCGTCGGCGCCTTCGCCGTGGCCGCCTGGCTCATCTCCGACAAGGGACGCGACGACATCGACGACCTCAACGGCCTGGGCCTCGCCTCCCCCGGGCTGGCGGCCTGCATCGTCATCCTGATGCTCTCGTTGATCGGCATGCCGCCGACGGCCGGGTTCTTTGCCAAGCTCTACCTCTTTCTCGAAGTCCTGAACGCCGATCCGACCGCCCGCCCGTTGCTTCTGGGGCTGGTCGCCCTGGCCCTGATCAACTCGGTCGTCTCGGCCTTCTACTACGCCAGGGTGCTCCGCGCCATGTTCCTCCGCCAGGCCGACCGCTCACCGAGGCCCGCTCCAAGGAGCGTCTCCTGGCCGATCGGCCTGGCCACCCTTGCCGTCGTCGGCTTTGGTCTGGCCCCGACCACCTTGCTTGAGACGATGCGTATGGCGGGCAGCTCGATGCTCGCCATCAACTCCCCCACAACCGATCGCGATCGAGATCGCTCCGGCCCCGCTGCCATCTCCTCGGCGGCCACGGCCGCTTCCGAATCCGACCCCACCCCCCGAATCGCCGTCGCTCTTCCCCATCCGTAA
- a CDS encoding NADH-quinone oxidoreductase subunit J codes for MSPLQLIFLIVSTVGLLSALGTVLARNLVHAALFLVAFFFTIACQFVLLEAEFLAAMQVLIYIGAVSILLLFGIMLTRNIQGDETTGGHWGWKLPAGIVAFGVLGVLLFGINAERGRPGQESWVRITSRPGGVNPRIGGPESLALAYSPTGQFIASADADGRVRLWTIAGRQRSALHLEGLAPSAVAFSPDSSLIVAADDRGRVRAWQTLSNQTILDRSGGRPGSITSVAVSPPRFEDEGTNLLVAAGGSDGIVRVWVGPDPVEIEAHKGAVLAMTFTPEGHLITAGNDRRVVTWDLSTGSSTPIASSAEGRPIGAVALGLVPPAESVAFDPQGPPPPPPPPPAAGGASGPLVAVASLISGKPGRWDLRILNLPDGAEVAAIKGLTGVPVAVSLASDARRVAALVLPGPRSEAEAEADEARPTVQVWPLDAEAAEVDPVAVALPAPVGPFAQLVAGPQGIRLALAPEDGPITFFDDRDGEWIASVSPARTTATVIADMPRAVGMELMTRSVVPFEVAGLMLTAALVGAIVLARQERRDAPKLPDSLAGRLASGRPIPASGLTGDPEPAATASHAPGVSRAPVHSESPGARSPQ; via the coding sequence GTGAGCCCCCTTCAGCTCATCTTCCTGATCGTCTCGACCGTCGGCCTGCTGTCGGCCCTGGGGACGGTGCTGGCGCGGAACCTCGTGCATGCGGCCCTCTTTCTGGTCGCCTTCTTCTTCACGATCGCCTGCCAGTTCGTCCTGCTGGAGGCCGAGTTCCTCGCGGCGATGCAGGTGCTCATCTACATCGGGGCCGTCTCGATCCTCCTGCTGTTCGGGATCATGCTCACCCGGAACATCCAGGGAGACGAAACCACCGGCGGCCACTGGGGATGGAAGCTCCCGGCCGGCATCGTCGCGTTCGGCGTCCTCGGCGTTTTGCTTTTCGGGATCAATGCCGAGCGCGGCCGACCAGGGCAGGAGTCGTGGGTCCGCATCACCTCCCGTCCCGGAGGAGTCAACCCCCGGATCGGCGGGCCGGAATCGCTCGCCCTGGCTTACAGTCCCACAGGCCAGTTCATCGCCTCGGCCGACGCCGACGGCCGGGTCCGCCTCTGGACGATCGCCGGGCGTCAGCGATCGGCCTTGCATCTGGAGGGCCTCGCCCCCTCAGCCGTCGCCTTCAGCCCTGACTCCTCCCTCATCGTCGCGGCCGACGATCGGGGCCGCGTCAGAGCCTGGCAAACTCTGAGCAACCAGACCATCCTCGATCGCTCCGGAGGCCGCCCCGGCTCAATCACGTCGGTGGCCGTCAGCCCCCCTCGATTCGAGGACGAAGGAACGAACCTGCTGGTCGCCGCGGGCGGGTCCGACGGAATCGTCCGGGTCTGGGTTGGCCCCGATCCGGTCGAGATCGAAGCCCACAAGGGCGCCGTGCTCGCCATGACCTTCACCCCCGAAGGCCACCTGATCACCGCCGGGAACGACCGCCGCGTCGTGACCTGGGACCTTTCGACCGGCTCATCGACCCCCATCGCCTCCTCGGCCGAGGGTCGGCCGATCGGTGCCGTGGCACTTGGCCTGGTCCCTCCTGCCGAGTCGGTCGCCTTCGATCCGCAGGGACCTCCGCCCCCCCCGCCGCCTCCTCCGGCCGCTGGGGGAGCCTCCGGCCCTCTCGTGGCCGTTGCCTCGCTCATCAGCGGCAAGCCGGGCCGATGGGATCTCCGAATCCTCAACCTCCCCGACGGCGCCGAGGTCGCGGCCATCAAGGGACTGACCGGAGTCCCGGTCGCCGTCTCCCTGGCCAGCGACGCCCGACGGGTCGCCGCCCTCGTCCTGCCCGGCCCTCGATCCGAAGCCGAAGCCGAAGCCGACGAGGCCCGACCCACCGTCCAGGTCTGGCCCCTCGATGCCGAGGCCGCTGAGGTCGATCCGGTTGCGGTCGCCTTGCCTGCGCCGGTCGGCCCCTTCGCTCAATTGGTTGCGGGACCGCAGGGGATTCGCCTGGCGCTGGCTCCTGAAGACGGCCCGATCACCTTCTTCGATGATCGGGACGGCGAATGGATCGCGTCCGTCAGCCCGGCCCGAACCACGGCCACCGTCATCGCCGACATGCCTCGGGCCGTCGGCATGGAATTGATGACCCGCTCGGTCGTTCCCTTCGAGGTCGCCGGCCTGATGCTCACGGCCGCCCTCGTCGGTGCCATCGTCCTGGCTCGCCAGGAACGCCGCGATGCCCCGAAGCTCCCCGATTCTCTGGCCGGTCGGCTCGCCTCGGGCCGGCCGATTCCCGCGAGCGGCCTGACCGGCGATCCCGAACCGGCCGCGACAGCCTCCCATGCTCCAGGAGTCTCCCGAGCGCCCGTTCACTCCGAGTCCCCCGGTGCGAGGTCCCCGCAATGA
- the nuoK gene encoding NADH-quinone oxidoreductase subunit NuoK: MMNSGDIPLSWFLVFAASAFAIGLFGVLSRRNAIALLMAIEIMLNAANINLVAFWRFNDATGSEGGPISGVMLAIFVITIAAAEVAVGIALILLCYRRWLAADVDRYDSMAG; this comes from the coding sequence ATGATGAACAGTGGCGACATCCCCCTCAGCTGGTTCCTGGTCTTTGCGGCCTCCGCCTTTGCCATCGGCCTCTTCGGTGTCCTCTCCCGGCGCAACGCCATCGCGCTCTTGATGGCCATCGAAATCATGCTCAACGCAGCCAACATCAACCTTGTCGCCTTCTGGCGATTCAACGACGCGACTGGCTCCGAAGGTGGGCCGATCTCCGGCGTCATGCTGGCGATCTTCGTCATCACGATCGCCGCGGCCGAGGTCGCTGTCGGCATCGCGTTAATCTTGCTGTGTTACCGTCGCTGGCTCGCCGCCGACGTGGACCGCTACGACAGTATGGCCGGTTGA
- a CDS encoding NAD(P)/FAD-dependent oxidoreductase has translation MDGESGMGSQESRPATTRSNLPPHRWHRVEDPDREAVVGAYEAVIAGAGPAGLTAALELTRHGRRCVVVEADPNLVGGISRTDVYKGYRFDIGGHRFFSKSPEVNAFWDEVLGDQFLRRPRLSRIYYDRKFFHYPLRPVDALRKLGPIRSARILASYLKARMKPIEPERSFEDWIVNRFGRTLFDIFFKTYTEKVWGMPTSAISADWAAQRIKGLSLIKAALSALRIGLPSRGGEVVKTLIEEFKYPRLGPGQMWEAVRDRVQDGGGSVQLGRRVDRIEHDGRSINAFVSVDAQGRTTRYLGRHFLSTMPIRHLINAMSPAAPDEVCEAAAGLRYRDFLTVVLIVNRAETFPDTWIYVHDPCVRLGRVQNFKNWSPEMVPDPNTSSLGLEYFCFEGDDLWGMSDADLIELGRREIDTIGLVPSSSVIDGCVVRMPKAYPVYDDSYRDRVAIIRRWLSRFDNLELAGRNGMHKYNNQDHSMMTALLAARNILGLGSYDTWKVNTDAEYHEEASDDASADLAGRAVPRRVEAA, from the coding sequence ATGGATGGGGAGTCCGGCATGGGCAGCCAGGAGTCGAGGCCCGCGACCACGCGGAGCAATCTTCCGCCGCATCGCTGGCATCGCGTCGAGGATCCGGATCGGGAGGCCGTCGTCGGGGCGTACGAGGCGGTCATCGCCGGTGCCGGCCCGGCAGGCCTCACCGCCGCCCTCGAACTGACCCGGCACGGCCGCCGCTGCGTCGTGGTCGAGGCCGATCCGAACCTCGTCGGCGGCATCAGTCGCACCGATGTCTACAAAGGCTACCGCTTCGACATCGGCGGCCACCGCTTCTTCTCCAAAAGCCCCGAGGTTAACGCCTTCTGGGACGAGGTCCTCGGCGACCAGTTCCTCCGCCGTCCTCGCCTGAGCCGCATCTACTACGATCGCAAGTTCTTCCATTACCCGCTCCGTCCGGTCGACGCCCTCCGCAAGCTCGGCCCCATCCGATCGGCCCGCATCCTTGCCAGCTACCTCAAGGCTCGGATGAAGCCAATCGAACCCGAACGCAGCTTCGAAGACTGGATCGTCAACCGCTTCGGCCGCACCCTCTTCGACATCTTCTTCAAGACCTACACCGAAAAGGTCTGGGGGATGCCCACCTCCGCCATCTCGGCCGACTGGGCTGCCCAGCGCATCAAGGGCTTGAGCCTCATCAAGGCCGCGCTCAGCGCCCTGCGGATCGGCCTGCCAAGCAGAGGGGGTGAGGTCGTCAAAACCCTCATCGAAGAATTCAAATATCCCCGCCTCGGCCCCGGTCAGATGTGGGAAGCCGTCCGCGACCGCGTGCAGGACGGCGGCGGCTCCGTGCAGCTCGGACGCCGCGTCGATCGGATCGAGCACGACGGCCGCTCCATCAACGCCTTCGTTAGCGTCGATGCACAGGGACGAACCACCCGCTACCTCGGTCGGCACTTCCTCTCGACCATGCCGATCCGCCACCTCATCAACGCCATGAGCCCCGCCGCCCCCGACGAGGTTTGCGAGGCCGCGGCCGGGCTCCGCTACCGCGACTTCCTCACCGTCGTCCTTATCGTCAACCGCGCCGAGACCTTCCCCGACACATGGATCTATGTCCATGATCCCTGCGTCCGCCTCGGACGCGTCCAGAACTTCAAGAACTGGTCGCCCGAGATGGTGCCCGACCCGAACACCTCCAGCCTCGGCCTTGAATACTTCTGCTTCGAGGGAGATGACCTCTGGGGGATGAGCGACGCCGACCTCATCGAACTCGGCCGCCGCGAGATCGACACCATCGGCCTCGTCCCTTCCTCCTCCGTCATCGACGGCTGCGTCGTCCGGATGCCCAAGGCCTACCCCGTCTACGACGACTCCTACCGAGACCGCGTCGCCATCATCCGCCGGTGGCTCTCCCGGTTCGACAACCTCGAACTCGCCGGCCGCAACGGCATGCACAAATACAATAATCAAGACCACTCAATGATGACTGCCCTGCTCGCCGCGCGGAACATCCTTGGCCTCGGCTCCTACGACACCTGGAAGGTCAACACCGACGCCGAATACCACGAGGAAGCCAGCGACGACGCCTCCGCCGACCTCGCCGGCCGAGCTGTCCCCCGCCGCGTCGAGGCCGCCTGA
- a CDS encoding HEPN domain-containing protein — protein MAIIQTFEACLKSPYLRRDDSAADRVGELLTRAADRLDAAANLRANPKGDPTDLCLMSYEAMFCCLRALVYQKGYREAGLRCLILACEGLYVRPGKLDPQHLRAFERAQALRLAPDEALDAASAFVKQTLELLQADTDSDTVRP, from the coding sequence ATGGCAATAATCCAGACCTTCGAGGCGTGCCTGAAAAGCCCCTATCTTCGCCGGGATGACTCGGCCGCCGATCGCGTTGGCGAGCTGCTCACCCGCGCCGCCGACCGGCTCGATGCCGCCGCCAATCTCCGGGCCAATCCCAAAGGCGACCCGACCGACCTCTGCCTGATGAGCTACGAGGCCATGTTCTGCTGCCTCCGCGCCCTCGTCTACCAAAAGGGCTACCGAGAGGCCGGGCTCCGCTGCCTCATCCTCGCCTGCGAAGGCCTTTACGTCCGTCCCGGAAAGCTCGATCCGCAGCACCTCCGAGCCTTCGAACGGGCCCAGGCCCTCCGCCTGGCCCCCGACGAGGCCCTCGACGCCGCCTCGGCCTTCGTCAAGCAGACCCTGGAGTTACTCCAGGCCGATACCGACTCCGACACCGTCCGGCCTTGA
- a CDS encoding PVC-type heme-binding CxxCH protein: protein MKMRIVGLRVVVPCLAYSLGWLVVASTAQEPKPGKGPLEPEEARQTIQVDPGLRVELVAAEPQITSPVAMAFDEQGRLWVVEMRDYPNGPAPGNPPEGRLKILEDGDGDGFFEQSRVFADELLFANGVLPWKDGAIVTAAPHIVWLLDTDGDGTADVREILYEGFAVENPQLRVSHPTLGIDGWIAVANGLRGGQVRRAGEDDAEPIDLSGRDFRFDLVNDRAEPIAGMGQYGLTFDDWGRRFVCTNRNHLVPIILEDRYAQRNPDLPAPGRASDDQTAGGAAEVFPLVEQFTTSSLHIGSFSAACGVTVYRGNLLPEAYQGSVFTCEPTGSLVHQEVLTPDGAAFSWAPARKGVEFFASTDHWCRPVAMAHGPDGALYVVDMYRAVIEHPQWMPPELRERPDLLDGKDHGRIWRIVPESRGDRPESPKLGEASTAELVGLLDHPDGWWRTTAQRLLLQRQDPEAIDPLREMARAAKSAEGRAQAAWLLEHAGELDEETLLGFLCDDHPRLREQGTLLAEHRLLEDGKLRDAVIALADDEDARVRFQAALALGFVDDDVILDPLATIARLGANDRWTRAAVGSAVPGRAGALLLTLLEEPHGLTDQTDEGRLILLQELAALVGTQRDPAECAEVLEALWQIDQDAERWRLAGLNGLTEGLARRGTRLGSFLEQLPEAIADRTAEALAGFGETAEDADADPAARRDAIRLLAQAPWDVAGDSLSRLLVEEPDQGLRIAAAQALAARTEPEVADRLLHPWRSLTPAVRREVAQGMVARADRAGALLDAMEQGLLAPRDLDANQSRRLRDHPTPEVRDRARSLLASSLPAERVAVLERYQEAIEMPADPHRGREVFRRLCITCHRLEDQGVVVGPDIGDTRTRTKAALLSDILNPNEAIDANYVSYTVATVDGQVLGGLIASETASALTLLRAEGQSETILKQEIEEIRSDGVSLMPEGIEQDLTVQEMADLLDYLKNWRYMDGVVPLTGQE from the coding sequence ATGAAAATGAGGATTGTTGGACTTCGAGTTGTCGTGCCGTGCCTTGCGTATTCGCTCGGATGGCTCGTGGTTGCTTCGACTGCCCAGGAGCCGAAACCGGGCAAGGGGCCGCTTGAGCCCGAGGAGGCCCGACAGACGATCCAGGTTGATCCCGGTCTCCGGGTCGAGCTGGTCGCCGCCGAGCCGCAGATCACCAGCCCGGTGGCGATGGCGTTTGATGAACAGGGACGGCTCTGGGTGGTTGAGATGCGCGACTACCCGAACGGCCCGGCTCCGGGTAATCCGCCCGAGGGACGACTGAAGATTCTGGAAGACGGTGACGGTGATGGGTTCTTCGAGCAATCGCGGGTGTTTGCCGATGAACTGCTCTTTGCCAACGGGGTCTTGCCGTGGAAGGACGGGGCGATCGTCACAGCCGCGCCTCACATCGTCTGGCTCCTGGATACGGACGGCGATGGGACGGCTGACGTCCGTGAGATCCTGTACGAAGGCTTTGCCGTCGAGAACCCACAGCTTCGCGTCAGTCATCCGACGCTTGGGATCGACGGTTGGATTGCTGTGGCGAACGGGTTGCGAGGCGGTCAGGTCCGTCGCGCCGGGGAGGACGATGCCGAGCCGATCGACCTGAGCGGCCGTGATTTCCGCTTCGATCTCGTGAACGATCGCGCTGAGCCGATCGCAGGGATGGGTCAGTATGGCCTGACCTTTGACGACTGGGGCCGCCGCTTCGTCTGCACGAACCGGAATCACCTGGTGCCGATCATCCTGGAAGACCGCTACGCGCAACGGAATCCCGACCTGCCTGCTCCCGGTCGTGCCTCCGACGATCAGACCGCCGGGGGAGCAGCCGAAGTCTTCCCGCTGGTCGAGCAGTTTACCACCTCGTCGTTGCACATCGGTAGTTTTAGCGCGGCCTGCGGGGTCACGGTGTACCGGGGGAATTTACTGCCCGAGGCGTACCAGGGGTCGGTCTTCACCTGCGAGCCGACGGGCAGTCTTGTTCATCAAGAAGTGCTCACGCCAGATGGTGCAGCGTTCTCGTGGGCGCCCGCACGCAAGGGGGTCGAGTTCTTCGCCAGCACCGACCATTGGTGCCGACCGGTGGCGATGGCGCACGGTCCCGATGGGGCGCTCTATGTGGTGGATATGTACCGCGCCGTCATCGAGCACCCCCAGTGGATGCCCCCCGAATTGCGGGAACGGCCCGACTTGCTCGACGGGAAGGATCACGGGCGAATCTGGCGGATCGTCCCAGAATCGCGGGGTGATCGGCCGGAATCGCCGAAGCTTGGGGAGGCCTCGACGGCGGAACTGGTTGGCCTGCTCGACCATCCGGACGGCTGGTGGCGGACGACCGCACAGCGATTGCTTTTGCAGCGGCAGGACCCGGAGGCGATCGATCCGTTGCGGGAGATGGCCCGAGCGGCAAAGTCTGCCGAAGGCCGCGCCCAGGCGGCGTGGTTGCTGGAGCATGCCGGGGAACTAGATGAGGAAACGTTGCTCGGATTTCTCTGCGACGATCATCCGAGGCTCCGGGAGCAAGGGACGTTGCTGGCCGAGCATCGACTATTGGAGGATGGGAAACTGCGCGATGCGGTGATCGCTCTGGCCGACGATGAGGATGCTCGGGTTCGGTTCCAGGCCGCGCTGGCACTCGGGTTCGTGGATGATGATGTGATCCTCGATCCGCTGGCGACCATTGCCCGGCTCGGGGCAAATGATCGCTGGACGCGGGCCGCCGTGGGGAGCGCGGTGCCAGGACGGGCCGGAGCGTTGCTGCTGACCTTGCTGGAGGAACCGCATGGTTTAACCGATCAAACGGATGAAGGGCGGTTGATCTTGCTCCAGGAGCTGGCGGCACTCGTGGGCACGCAGCGCGATCCGGCGGAGTGTGCCGAGGTGCTGGAGGCGCTCTGGCAGATTGATCAGGACGCCGAACGCTGGCGATTGGCAGGGCTGAATGGTCTGACCGAAGGGCTTGCGAGACGAGGGACGAGGCTCGGCAGCTTCCTTGAACAGTTGCCGGAGGCGATTGCCGATCGGACGGCTGAGGCTCTGGCCGGGTTCGGCGAGACGGCCGAGGATGCCGATGCCGATCCGGCGGCGCGGCGCGATGCGATCCGGTTGCTGGCGCAAGCCCCCTGGGATGTTGCTGGCGACTCGCTTTCGCGGCTGCTGGTTGAGGAGCCGGATCAAGGGTTGCGGATCGCCGCGGCCCAGGCTCTTGCAGCTCGGACCGAGCCGGAGGTGGCGGATCGCTTGCTGCACCCGTGGCGGAGCCTGACCCCCGCAGTGCGCCGCGAGGTGGCGCAGGGGATGGTGGCACGGGCGGATCGGGCCGGTGCGCTGCTGGATGCGATGGAGCAAGGGCTTCTTGCGCCTCGGGACCTGGATGCAAACCAGAGCCGACGCCTGCGCGATCATCCGACCCCCGAGGTGCGCGACCGGGCGCGCTCGTTGCTAGCGTCGAGCCTGCCCGCGGAGCGGGTGGCGGTGCTGGAACGCTACCAAGAGGCGATCGAGATGCCCGCCGATCCGCACCGCGGCCGCGAGGTGTTCCGGAGGCTGTGCATTACCTGTCACCGCCTGGAGGATCAGGGGGTGGTCGTCGGCCCGGACATCGGCGACACGAGGACACGAACGAAGGCGGCCTTGCTTTCGGACATCCTGAACCCGAACGAGGCGATTGATGCGAATTACGTCAGCTACACGGTCGCCACGGTCGATGGGCAGGTGCTCGGCGGCCTGATCGCGTCGGAGACGGCCTCGGCCCTGACCCTTTTACGGGCAGAGGGTCAGTCGGAGACGATCCTGAAACAGGAGATCGAGGAGATTCGCTCGGATGGGGTTTCCTTGATGCCGGAGGGAATCGAACAGGATCTCACGGTCCAGGAGATGGCCGACTTGCTGGATTACTTGAAGAACTGGAGGTACATGGATGGGGTTGTGCCGCTGACCGGACAGGAGTGA